GCTCTTGTCCGACTAAGTCATCAAAACTATTTGGACGTAGCATCTTCTTTTTCTTTAGCTTTTTTTTCTTCTTTAAGAAATTTTGCAAGTGCTGAATATTCGCTTCTTGTTAAAAATCTACTTTTTCCGGTTGGTAGATTGTTTAGCTCGATTTCTGCAAAACTAAGACGTTTTAAGTCTGTAACTTCTGCCCCAAAATGTGCAAAAAAGCGTCTAAGTTCACGGTTTTTACCCTCGGATATAGCTACTTTTAAGATGGAATAGTTTGGAGTATTCTTTTGTATCTGATAACCGATGAATGGTTTAAACGTCATGTGAGTTATTTTTGAGTGGCTGTGAGCACCTGCGCTTGCATCTTCAAGCTCCATACCCTCAAGCATAGCATTTTCCATGTCTTGAGTTATCTCGCCTTTGATTTTTATCTTATAAGTTCTTTGAAGATCTGACTCCATCAAAGCCGTAGCGACTCTTGATGCGTCCGTTAAAAGAAGCACGCCCTCGCTCGCAAAGTCAAGTCTTCCCACAGGTATGTAGTGTCTGTATTTTTTCTCTAGTGTATCGTAGATGGTTTTGCGACCTTTTGGGTCTTTTTTTGTAACCAACTCACCTTTTGCTTTGTTGTAAACAATAACGGTATATTTATCTTTTGGAGCTACTTTTTTACCGCTTATCCAAACATCCGAGCCATGTTCTTCAACTTGTGTAGCAGGATTTGTTTCAACTTCACCGTTAACTTTTACGTAACCCTCTTGTATAGCACGATCGGCTTCACGGCGTGAGTAACTAGAATGATGTGCAATATATTTATTGAGTCTTATGATATACCCTTTTCAACAAGTGCATGTATATGAAGCACGCCTTTGATTTTGTTTTCTTTATCTGTTATAACAAGCAGTTGAATCTTTTTTTCTTCTATCAGTACAAGTGCATCGCTTGCCAGAAGTTCAGAATCCGTGCAAGTCATAGGGTTTTGTGTAGCATATTTCATCACATCGTCTTCAAGTGAAAAATTTTCGCTCATAAGTGCACGACGAATATCGCCGTCACTAAGAAGTGCTAGAAGTTTATTATCTTCATCTGCTACAAGTACATTACCTAAACGTCCCTCACTGATTTTTAAAATTGCATCTTTGAGCTTAGTGCTTGGTAAGACAATCGGTAAGTTTTGAGTTACCATCAAGTCACTTACCTTTACAAAAAGTTGTTTTCCAAGTGCACCGCCGGGATGAAAAGAAGCAAAATCGCTCTTTTTAAAATCTCTGGCTTTCATAAGACAAACTGCAAGTGCATCTCCCAAAGCTAATGTAAGTGTAGTTGAACTTGTAGGTGCTATATTTAGCGGACACGCTTCTTTTTCAACAACTACGTCTATAACCATATCGGAGTATTTTCCAAGTGTAGATTGTTTGTTTCTGGTCATACCTATAAGGGGTATGTTAAAACGTTTTATGTGGGGTAGTATTTGGCTAAGTTCTTCACTCTCTCCGCTGTATGAGATGGCAATTACTACATCACCCTCGCTAATCATTCCTAAATCGCCGTGAAGTGCTTCGGTCGGATGCAGGAAAAAACTAGGAGTCCCCGTAGATGCAAAGGTTGCCGCCATCTTTGCACCTATAAGCCCTGACTTGCCGACACCTGTAACAATAAGTTTTCCTTTTGAGTTTAAAATAAGCTCAACAGCCGCTTCAAAAACATCATCAATTTTTTTTGCCGCTTCTAAAAGTGTATTTGCTTCAATATTTAAAGTTTCTTGTGCTATTTGTTTAAAATTCATAAAGACATTATATCCTTATTTTGCTATAATTTAGGTAAAAAAGAGAGTGGAGATTATGAGAGATAATATTGGAAAATATAACGATGCATTAGGATCTTTGGAACTAAAAGAACGCCATTTATATTATAACACGCTTATACTGGGCGAACACGGAGCAGGAAAAACCAACTTGGCTTGCAGGATAAGAGATTATGTAATTGACAGTGACGTACCTACATTTTATATAGACTTTTCGGATTCAAACGAAGAAGATATAGAGATGAGATATAAAGATAATCATTTTAACTATATTAAGTATGAAGAAACAGAAGAGTTTGATGAAAAATTACAGGCTTTAATAGACGCTAAAAAACATATCTATATGTCTGCAAATCCATCTTATTTTGACACATCGAAAAGACATGTGAAAAGCAGACTTACAAAAACAATTCAAAAACAGGAACTATTAGATAGTTATTACTATTTTTTCCATGATATTGAAAACCTGAGCGGTTTTTATGTAAAATTCAGTGATTTTTTACTCTATATGTTAAGCTTTTCAAAGTTGGCAAAATACGGACTTACATTTTTGGCACAACCACATAAAATATTTGAAAATGCGCACCTTAAACTTATGTTTACATATCTGTTTATAGGCAGATGCTCAAATATTGATTATTTTAATACTGCCAGTCTTAAAAATTTGGTTAAAAACAGATTTTTGTACCAATACAGAACAGAATATCCTACACTTCTTTTTAACGAGATAAAAACACACAGTGTAGATATCAAAGAAAATATTATAGAAGAATAGTATGCAAAAACTTTACGATGAAGTCTCGTCTTTAGACAAAAGATGTTATGAAAATTTTGGATTAAGCGAAGATATACTCATGGAACATGCCGCAGACGGTATGGCAGACTTCATTAAAAGTAAATTTTCTAAGGGCTCATCGGTACTTATAGTTTGCGGTAGCGGAAATAACGGGGCTGACGGTATAGCACTTGCGAGACTTTTGCATCCGGACTACAATGTAAAAATACTGCATCTTAAAAAACCAAAATCCGATATGGCAAAATTGCAAAAAAAACGTCTGGATGCTATAGGTCTAAAAGAATGTTGCACTATTGAGAGTTGTGATGTTTTAGTAGATGCAATAGTGGGAACAGGATTTAGAGGAGAGTTTAATCCAGAAATATCATCCGTTATTGATGAAATGAACAACTCAGATGCATACAAAATAGCTTGTGATGTTCCAAGCGGATATAAATTCTTTGCAGATGCAACATTGACTATGGGTGCATTGAAAAAAG
The genomic region above belongs to Sulfurimonas lithotrophica and contains:
- a CDS encoding KpsF/GutQ family sugar-phosphate isomerase, which produces MNFKQIAQETLNIEANTLLEAAKKIDDVFEAAVELILNSKGKLIVTGVGKSGLIGAKMAATFASTGTPSFFLHPTEALHGDLGMISEGDVVIAISYSGESEELSQILPHIKRFNIPLIGMTRNKQSTLGKYSDMVIDVVVEKEACPLNIAPTSSTTLTLALGDALAVCLMKARDFKKSDFASFHPGGALGKQLFVKVSDLMVTQNLPIVLPSTKLKDAILKISEGRLGNVLVADEDNKLLALLSDGDIRRALMSENFSLEDDVMKYATQNPMTCTDSELLASDALVLIEEKKIQLLVITDKENKIKGVLHIHALVEKGIS
- a CDS encoding ATP-binding protein — encoded protein: MRDNIGKYNDALGSLELKERHLYYNTLILGEHGAGKTNLACRIRDYVIDSDVPTFYIDFSDSNEEDIEMRYKDNHFNYIKYEETEEFDEKLQALIDAKKHIYMSANPSYFDTSKRHVKSRLTKTIQKQELLDSYYYFFHDIENLSGFYVKFSDFLLYMLSFSKLAKYGLTFLAQPHKIFENAHLKLMFTYLFIGRCSNIDYFNTASLKNLVKNRFLYQYRTEYPTLLFNEIKTHSVDIKENIIEE
- a CDS encoding pseudouridine synthase produces the protein MIRLNKYIAHHSSYSRREADRAIQEGYVKVNGEVETNPATQVEEHGSDVWISGKKVAPKDKYTVIVYNKAKGELVTKKDPKGRKTIYDTLEKKYRHYIPVGRLDFASEGVLLLTDASRVATALMESDLQRTYKIKIKGEITQDMENAMLEGMELEDASAGAHSHSKITHMTFKPFIGYQIQKNTPNYSILKVAISEGKNRELRRFFAHFGAEVTDLKRLSFAEIELNNLPTGKSRFLTRSEYSALAKFLKEEKKAKEKEDATSK